A region of the Chryseobacterium cucumeris genome:
TCAGGAAGCGCAGAAAAGAAAGAAAAAGCTTACGCTTATCGATAAAGCCAATGTTTTGGATACGTCAAGATTGTGGAGAAAGACGTGTCAGGAAATTGCACCGGAATATCCGGATGTGGAGCTTGATTATATGTTTGTAGATAACGCAGCCATGCAGCTGATCCTTAATCCTAAGCATTTTGATGTCATTGTAACGGAAAATATGTTTGGTGATATTATTTCCGATGAAGCAAGTGTGATCGGAGGTTCTATCGGATTATTACCATCTGCTTCAGTAGGAGAGAAGAATGCTTTGTTTGAGCCTATTCACGGATCTTATCCACAGGCGAAAGGAAAAGGAATTGCCAATCCTGTTGCTTCTATTTTAAGTGTGGCGATGATGCTGGATCATCTTGGTTTAAAGACCGCAGCCGAAAAATTAAGACAGTCGGTAGAACATGCTATTGAGAATAAGTATGTCACAATTGATCTTAATAGCAAACAGTATTACTCCACAAGTGAAGTGGGAAGTTTTATTGCCGATCATATCAGATATTCCGAAAAGTCTTATTATAATTTTGAAAATATTAAGATCGGAAAATCGACCATTGTATAGAAACAAAAGTTCAGTTAGATAGTTAGAAAGAAAAGTTCCGCCTCATATGAGACGGAACTTTTCGTTTTTCATTATTAAATAAAGCCTTAAAAGCTCTTTTATTTTTTTGTGTTATCCGTTTTTCCTGATTTGTTTTTGGAAGACTTCTGAACATCTTCTTTATCAATATCAGGCGGATTGGTCTTTTTTGATGCGGCAGGAATATTCTGGAAGTCCTGATTTTGCTTTTGGGTTTCTGCGGTATTGGCAGATTCTTTCCTGGTGGTTTTTCCTTTTGTATCCATGAGTTTGAATTTTAAATGTAAACAATATGGATAGTATCATTCAAAGGGTTTGCCAAACAGAAATATTTTAACCTAAAGTCCCAGAATACCAATTTTTCCGGTCTTGTCTTCTATTTCATAATTCAAAGCCTTAGCCAATACAAAAATATTATTCAGGTTTTCCATGAGCTGCTTACGGCCTTCTGTTCTCAACTGATTCTGATCAATTGATTTCTCCGCGGTTTCCTTAGCTTTAGCGGTAACATTTTTAATATCCTTCTCCGAGATCCTGTTAAAAAAAGAATCATCCAAAGACTGAATTTCAACGCTAGGTGTAATTCTGATTTCAGCATCAGGAAGCTCGGTAATCACCAGCTTTTTGTTGATGGAATCTACTTCAATCTTCATTTTGTTGAGATCATAAGAAACCTGTGCATTAGTCTTTGTGTAGGTAATAATACTGTTGCTGGAAACTTCTTTTCCAAAAACCTCATAACCCATTTTGGTTTTCTGCATGCTGGATGTATTCTGTTCCATGACGACCATCTTATTCATCTTGGAAATCTGATTGGTCAGGATATAATAATCTGACTTTTCAGTTTTATTTCCAAGGTTCAGGCAGGATTTCAGGCCAAAAAAGAGCAGTACCATTGCGCCGGCACCTGCAGCAAAAGATAATATTGTTCTATAATTTCTCAAAATCTATTTAAAAATTTCTTTGATAACAGACGAATCGTTCTTTTTCAGAATTTGAACCAAATCCCTTTCAATATATCCTGTCGTAGGCATTTCGATAATTCTGCCCACTTCTTTTCCATATCTTTTCAGGATAATGGTAGGAACTTTCTGAAGATTGTAAAGACTTTCATCCCCGGTAGGAGATTCTTTCTTACGGTTAACAGCAATAATATTCAATTTACTTTCCGGATAACTTACGGCTTCCAATATTTTCATCAGTCTTGGAAAATCTCTGTGGCTGTCTTCACACCAGGTTCCCATGAAAACGATAATATCATAGGTTCCGATTTTCTCTTTTTTTAATTCACTGACTGCCTTTTGATCAAGAACATACTCATCATGTTCTTTCACATACCAATCTGCATAAGGAGCTTTTAAAAACTGCTCTTTCAACTGGTTTCCCAAAAGCATTTTGCCATCATTCTGGGTTTCAACTTCACGGTTTACCACTACTTTTTGTGCAGTAAGCTGCTGTGAAGCCAAAAACAAGGTTGAAAAGGCAACAATATTGGTAATAATTTTTTTCATATTTTATTTTTCGATAATTGATTTTAAATCAGCAGGAGAGTAGTATTTGTTTTTTAATACTTTATGATCTGCCTTTCTGTAAACATTAAATTTTTCTCCGGACTTTTCATAAAAAGATTCTACTTCCTTCGCTTTGTAAAATTCTACAGTTTCCTCTGCCTGTTCTTCATTATCACATGCTTTCGACATATTGGAGCGTTGAACTTCGTTGAATAGCTCTACAAATTTGTTGCCAAGTCCGAATTCCAGTACCGCACCACTCAAAACATACTGAAGATCACACAATGCATCTGCAATTTCTACAATATTATTGTCAGCAATAGCTTGTTTCAGTTCGTTTAATTCTTCCTGTAAAAGTTCTACTCTCAGGTTGCATCTTTCAGGAGAAGGAATTTGTGGGGTATCTAAAATAGGGGCTTTGAAAGTAGTATGGAATTCTGCTACTTGGTTCAGACTATCAATTTTATCCATGAATTTTTTTATTTCCCACAAAGATAGAAAAGGATTTGCAAAATGTGAAATGTACAGCAGGAAATGTAAAAATAAAGTGTCTGGGAAAATGTTTTTGAATATACAATCCTATCTTTAAACCAAAAACTGCAAAAATCTGTATTATCAATGGGGAAATTTAATCCATAAAAATTAAAAACCACAACTTGAAAATTGTGGTTTTATTTTGAAGTGATTCAATTATACTCAATTATTTAGATTCTTCATATTTCCAGACTCCGGAGATGGTAAGTATCATCAAACCCGGCTGCTTTTCTCCATAGCTGAATAGACAGATGAACCTGGAATGACAGGAAGAACAGTCGGTTCCAAAATATAAAGTTGGCAGATCGTTGACTGTCAATTCTCCGAAATGAAACATTCTTTGAGAGGTTCCGTTGACCATTCCGTGGTTTAGCAATTCATTTTTAGATACCACTTTATCTTCATGATACAGCTGCAGAACAGGAAACCCTGATTTATAAGGTGCTATTGCAATTGTATTTTTGTTTCCGCAATGAGAGCAGGTGAAAGTGGTTGTTGCTGATGGGAGAGCTTCGTCATTGATAAAGACGTTTTTTTCAACAGAAGCTTTTCCAATAATGTTTATTTTTTCTGATAATGAATACATCTGAGCAGATTTATGGCTGAATAACTGTGCCTGCTAAGTTAGGATATTTTCCGCTTGGGCTTCTCTTAATGGTAATTTTAATATAGCCTTCTTCTGCCAGCTTATTCCATGTTTTCTGGTAACCTGTATTGATATCGATAGGAATTTTCCACATCGTTTGTTTACCTTTTCCTGCCTGGCTGAACCACGGAATAATGTCTGCTGTCTGGGTTTTAAACTGCATGGAGTTGTTCAGTACATCAATTTCATAATAAAAATCGTATTTGTCTTCAGGCTGGTTTAGAGCTCTTTGTGTAAAAGTATAAACATATCCGTTGATGATAGGGCTTGTAAAGCTTCCTCCTAATGTAGGAACCCCGGTTCCGTTATAACTGCCGACTGCACCGCTGTATCTGTCGAACTTCTGCCCAACCTGTAAAGGAACATCATCAACAATATTATAACCTCCGTTGGCAGGCGGCCATCCGCCATTTAAATTATTAGCCTTAAAAAGAGATTCCAGCTCGCTCCATTTTCCTCTTTTGTATAAATCATAAGCTTGATTTCTTATGGCTTGGCTTACCGAATTATTGGAGTCATAGGTTACTGCCAGTTCATCTGCATTTTTGTAGAATACGGTGGTCACATCCGGATTGACGTCTATTACTTCATCATCGTCAGAGCTACAGGCAACCGAGAACGAAGTAATGGCTAGAAAAAAAATGTACTTAAATAAATGTTTCATATTAAAAATTTTAAATATTTTAAAATTACAGAGGTATTTGAAGGGTACCTTTTTGAAACATCGTTTTCCTGATAAAGATCTTAAGTAAATACTGACGTAAGTATTGCTGATGTTTTCCAATCTATAGCAGAAATTTTAAGGACCGGAATCTGGATTAATAATGTGATTTTTGACCGTAAATAACCAATTCATGCCAAAATAAATTCAAAAGAAGCAATAACATCAGATGTCAAAAACGATCTGGAGCTCCCTTAAATACAATCTGGGTAAACGGTACAATGAAATATTGTTATGCGATAAATTTAAATTAAAAAACTTAAATGCTGGTAGTTTTATCTAAAATAAATTATTATTCTGAAATTAATTGTAATGATAAATAGATTTAAGATCATATTTTGTATTTCACTAAATAAAAAAGCTGCCCAAATGAGCAGCTTATTGTTTGAACTTTATTTTTTACTTTTTAATAAATTGTTTTGTAAATCCTGCGATTTGGATGATGTAAGTTCCATTGGTTAGTTTATTGACATTAACCGTTCCGCTTTCAAGGTTTCCTCCACTTACAAGCCTGCCGGACATGTCGTAGATTTTATATTCTTCATTACTGGTATTGGTAAGGGTAAGAATTTTTTTTGCAGGATTGGGATACAGTTTGATTTCTGTAGAGGATGGAGCAGCATCTTCATTAGAATTTTTTACAGAAATATTGGCATTATTGATATCAAAGAAAATATGATGGCTTCCTTTGATCATTATTCTTCCGGAGTTGGTTAAAGTATCAGGAATTGTAATATTCTCCGAACCATCATTAGGAGTTCCGGTCAAAAGTGTCGTCCATGTGCTGCCGTTATCTGTTGACCAGAGGATATCTACATTGGCGGTATTCACACCATTTGCTGTAGTGCCTGCTACATCCCATGTAACCGTTTGTGAGCTTCCTTTTACATAAGAAACAGCAGTGTTTTGTGAGGTTATCATAAATGGTCCGGCTGCCGGATCAACAGTGAGTTTTGTATCATCAGAATTGTTGCCTCCGCCTCCGGCTTTATTATCGCGAACAGTAAGTCTGAAATTTAAAGCTCTGGCTACAGAAGGAAGTGCTTCAACATCTATTTCTGTTCCTGCTGTTTTGAGAGAACCTGCCAGAATGGAGGACATTGTCGGAAAATATCTTACCGGAGAAGCTGAAGGTCTCCATGATCTGAATACTGGCCCCCGAGTTTTTGATTCCTGTGCTGCAGAATTAGCTCCTGTTTCATAAGAAGTTCCTTTATCCATCTGTTCCCAGATATAGGTAAGCTGGTCTCCGTCAGCATCAGTTCCTGATCCGGTAAGCATAAAAGGAGTACTTTTAGGAATAATATAATCAGGACCCGCATTGGCTGTAGGAATTGAGTTACCGGTACTGGTATTTACAGAACAGGTTTTTGCTTTGATATTATTGGTGATCTGTTCAATGCTTATGGCATGAAAAAACGGATCAGAGTTATTCTGAACATCATAACTGGTGACACCCGCATAGCCCATAATGGTAGATCCTGAACCTGGCTCCACAGATTTTAAATCCGGTTCAACGCGATAAGAAGATGTATGATTTCCGCCGAACTGATGTCCCATTTCATGAGCTACA
Encoded here:
- the leuB gene encoding 3-isopropylmalate dehydrogenase; the encoded protein is MSDNYFKIAVLPGDGIGPEIIGESIKILDAIAEAFQCKFHFEYGLIGAEAIFKTGNPLPEETLKICKESDAVLFGAIGDPVFDNNPEAKVRPEQGLLKLRKELGLFANIRPLKTYASLIDKSPLKREIIEGADIQIFRELVSGIYFGEKFTDPEGAYAYDVCKYSREDIIPIAHMAFQEAQKRKKKLTLIDKANVLDTSRLWRKTCQEIAPEYPDVELDYMFVDNAAMQLILNPKHFDVIVTENMFGDIISDEASVIGGSIGLLPSASVGEKNALFEPIHGSYPQAKGKGIANPVASILSVAMMLDHLGLKTAAEKLRQSVEHAIENKYVTIDLNSKQYYSTSEVGSFIADHIRYSEKSYYNFENIKIGKSTIV
- a CDS encoding DUF4230 domain-containing protein produces the protein MRNYRTILSFAAGAGAMVLLFFGLKSCLNLGNKTEKSDYYILTNQISKMNKMVVMEQNTSSMQKTKMGYEVFGKEVSSNSIITYTKTNAQVSYDLNKMKIEVDSINKKLVITELPDAEIRITPSVEIQSLDDSFFNRISEKDIKNVTAKAKETAEKSIDQNQLRTEGRKQLMENLNNIFVLAKALNYEIEDKTGKIGILGL
- a CDS encoding TlpA family protein disulfide reductase; amino-acid sequence: MKKIITNIVAFSTLFLASQQLTAQKVVVNREVETQNDGKMLLGNQLKEQFLKAPYADWYVKEHDEYVLDQKAVSELKKEKIGTYDIIVFMGTWCEDSHRDFPRLMKILEAVSYPESKLNIIAVNRKKESPTGDESLYNLQKVPTIILKRYGKEVGRIIEMPTTGYIERDLVQILKKNDSSVIKEIFK
- a CDS encoding nucleoside triphosphate pyrophosphohydrolase family protein, producing the protein MDKIDSLNQVAEFHTTFKAPILDTPQIPSPERCNLRVELLQEELNELKQAIADNNIVEIADALCDLQYVLSGAVLEFGLGNKFVELFNEVQRSNMSKACDNEEQAEETVEFYKAKEVESFYEKSGEKFNVYRKADHKVLKNKYYSPADLKSIIEK
- a CDS encoding glycohydrolase toxin TNT-related protein — translated: MKHLFKYIFFLAITSFSVACSSDDDEVIDVNPDVTTVFYKNADELAVTYDSNNSVSQAIRNQAYDLYKRGKWSELESLFKANNLNGGWPPANGGYNIVDDVPLQVGQKFDRYSGAVGSYNGTGVPTLGGSFTSPIINGYVYTFTQRALNQPEDKYDFYYEIDVLNNSMQFKTQTADIIPWFSQAGKGKQTMWKIPIDINTGYQKTWNKLAEEGYIKITIKRSPSGKYPNLAGTVIQP
- a CDS encoding zinc-dependent metalloprotease; amino-acid sequence: MKKQLLMTGMLALSGISFAQTDRLWTSSSIKISSPVLENMSVFEDPQLFHLNISGLKNVLAKAPKRLAGQSEVIIFFPNSTGRMESFRVTENSNFEPELASKYPDIKSYIGEGVEDPASKVYFSISPLGLSSMEIYKDQSAVFIQPYTKDLSTYIVYKKSDRKDHLNKLECTVSDAAQKGNLNVVTHKNADDATLRTFRLALSCTGEYTSYFGGTKAQALAAMNNTMTRVNGIFENDFAARMVLIANNDDLIYTDAATDPYSSSSQMKNWNLELMNNLSSSIGNNNFDIGHLFGRDGGGGNAGCIGCICDNDMSTYQSQGITYPSSYKGSGYTSPANGNPSGDTFDIDFVAHEMGHQFGGNHTSSYRVEPDLKSVEPGSGSTIMGYAGVTSYDVQNNSDPFFHAISIEQITNNIKAKTCSVNTSTGNSIPTANAGPDYIIPKSTPFMLTGSGTDADGDQLTYIWEQMDKGTSYETGANSAAQESKTRGPVFRSWRPSASPVRYFPTMSSILAGSLKTAGTEIDVEALPSVARALNFRLTVRDNKAGGGGNNSDDTKLTVDPAAGPFMITSQNTAVSYVKGSSQTVTWDVAGTTANGVNTANVDILWSTDNGSTWTTLLTGTPNDGSENITIPDTLTNSGRIMIKGSHHIFFDINNANISVKNSNEDAAPSSTEIKLYPNPAKKILTLTNTSNEEYKIYDMSGRLVSGGNLESGTVNVNKLTNGTYIIQIAGFTKQFIKK